From Mesorhizobium sp. Pch-S:
CGGTGGGGCCCATGCCGTACGCTTCGCTGCGCTCTACCGCGCGGTAGAAATCGGCCAGCTGTTTGCCGCGTTCCGGTTTGAAGATGCGGCCGGCAATATCGAGCGAGGCGATGCGGTCGATGCGGAAAGCGCGGAAGTCATCACGCATCTCGCACCAGGCTACCAGCGTCCAGACCTTTCCCCAGAACCACAATCCCAGCGGGCGCACATCGCGTGCCGTGCTCCGTCCCGCTTCATCATTGTAGTCGATGGTCAGCACCTGGCGCTTCTCGATCGAACGCTCAATCAGGTCGATCGCCTCGCGGGCAGCGTCGCTTACCACCCACATCGGCGTGTGGATTTCGGTACGGGCAATGCGGTCCTTCTCCGTGTCGGGCAGGACGGCGCCGATCTTGACCAATGCTTCATCGGCGGCGCGTGCCATGGTCGCCCCGCCAAAGGCGCGAACCATGCGGGCACCTGCCACCAGTGCCACGATCTCGTCACGGGTGAACATCAGCGGAGGAAGGTCGAAGCCTTCCCGCATCATGTAGCCGACGCCGGCCTCACCATCGATCGGTACGCCGGTCGACTGCAGATCGGCGATATCACGATAGATGGTGCGCTCGGATACCTCGAGCCACGTGCCGAGCTTCTGCGCGGTGACGAGACGGCCGCCACGCAGATGCTGGACGATCTGGAAAAGCCTGTCGGCACGTCGCATCGTCTTGATCCCATCCGTTCGAACGAAGAGCATTCGTTCCATTCTGTCAGTATGGCATTGTGCTCCTGACAGCATATTGTCAGGAGCTTGCACCGTACTCCCGCGCAAACAGCGTGCGCATCTCGGTCAGCTCGGATTGTTTGTCAGGATACAGCGCACCGATGAATTCCTTGGCGAAGGTGCCTGGCGCCGACCCGGGTGCCGATATGATCGCCTGGTCAGCCACGGCATGCGGCAGGTCGTTGTATCGCTCTGCGCCCGCATAGGTGGGCAGATGGTGGAGTATCCAGTCGCGGCCATTGCTGGTGTGGGCGCGGTCCCTGAACAGGCCAGCGCGCGCGAGCACCAGTGTACCGGCGCAGATACCACCGACAACGCCACCGCGCGCTGCAACGGCGTTGACGAGGCCGGACGCGTCCGGTGCGCCGTCGCCGGTCCACACATCCGAGCCTATGATGGCAACGGCGTCGAGGTCGGTGTTGTCCGCACTGTCGATCGACCGCTGCGGCGTCAACTGAAACCCGCTCGTCGAGGTGACAGGCTGCCCGCCCGGGCTGAGGGATATGGCCTCAGCGCCGAACCATTCGACGGCCGAGGCTGCCAAAAGCCCGTATTCCCAATCGGCGAAGCGATTGATGAAAACGAAGCCGATCTTCCTGGTGTCTGGCACGTCCATCCCTCCTAAGTGCCGTCACGCGCGCTTGTGTGCGTCGTCGTCCCAAAATGACTGGCACACACCTCCCAGTCTGTATTCCAAGTGGATCGCGCGGCGGCCATGGTTCCTTACTTGGGTGTGACAATCTGTCAATCCAAGAGCTTGCTAAAAAAAGTCGTTCGAGCTTGAGAAGTATGCAGCGGCTTTCTGTCCGGAATTGCGCAGCAGCAGAATGTCAGAGCGATTCCGCGTTTCTGTGAAAGCGCAAACGCCTTAGTCCTCGCGGCGGCGTAGGCCGCTATACATATCCGGCCAGCCGATGTCGGAGCGGATGTCGGCCGACAGGCTGTTCAACAGCCGCTCGGTGCGGATCTCGTTGCGGATCGTGCGGATCTTGCCGACATAACGATGCAGCGAATCGATGATGGCAAAACGGTTCATGACAGCCTCCTTCATTTGATGGAGACATCATCGCATACCCCTGCTGACAGCAGTCTGTCAGGAGTGCCGAGTGTGATTCAGCTACCTATCCCGCGCGCCTTCAGAGCCTGTGTGATCTCGTCCAGAATGGCAGGATCATCGATGGTCGCCGGCATTTTCCACTCTTCCTTGTCGGCGATCTTCTGCATGGTGCCGCGCAGGATTTTTCCGGAGCGCGTCTTGGGCAGCCGCTTGATGGTCACCACCGTCTTGAAGGCGGCGACCGGGCCGATACGGTCGCGCACCAGCGCCACGGCTTCCTTTTCGACCGCACCATCCTCGCGTGCCGCGCCGGCATTGAGAACGACGAGGCCAAGCGGCACCGTCCCTTCATCGCATCGGCGATGCCGATGACGGCGCATTCGGCGACGTCGGGATGTTCCGCCAACACCTCCTCCATGGCACCCGTCGACAGGCGGTGGCCGGCGACGTTGATGATGTCGTCCGTGCGGGCCATGACGAAGAGATAGCCGTCCTCGTCGATCATGCCGGCGTCGGCGGTTTTGTAATGGCCGGGGAATTCGTCGAGATAGGACTGGCGGAAGCGTTTGTCCGCTTGCCAGAGCGTCGGCAGGCAGCCGGGCGGCAGCGGCAGCTTCAACACGACATTGCCCAGTGTGCCTTTCACCAGCTCGTGGCCGGCATCGTCGAGCACGCGGATGTCGTAGCCGGGCATCGGCACGCCAGGCGAGCCGTATTTCACAGGCAGCATGCCGAGGCCCACCGGGTTCTGGGTGATCGGCGCGCCGGTTTCGGTCTGCCACCAATGGTCGATGACCGGTACTTTCAGATTGCGTTCTGCCCATTTGATGGTTTCGGGATCGGCGCGTTCGCCAGCCAGGAACAGGGTGCGGAACTTCGAAAGGTCATAGCCCGGGATCAGCGCGCCTTGCGGGTCCTGGCCCTTGATGGCGCGAAAGGCGGTCGGAGCGGTGAACAGCGCCGAGACACCGTGGTCGGCGATGACGCGCCAGAAGGTGCCGGCGTCCGGCGTGCCGACCGGCTTGCCTTCGAACATCACCGTCGTGCAGCCGGCAAGCAGCGGCGCATAGACGATGTAGGAATGACCGACCACCCAGCCGACATCGGAGGCTGCCCAGAAGATCTCGCCCGGCTTGACGCCGAACTCGTTCTCCATCGTCCATCGCAGCATGACCATGTGGCCGCCATTGTCACGCACCACGCCCTTGGGCTGGCCGGTGGTGCCGGACGTGTAGAGCACATAGAGCGGGTCGGTCGCAGCGACGCGAACACAGTCGACCCAGGCACCGGCAGCGCGTTCGCGCGCCACCTGATCGGCAAGATCGAAGTCGCGGCCGGGGTTAAGTTCGCAGCGCAGTTCCTCGCGCTGAAGCACCAGGCAGGCGTCCGGCTTGTGGCGAGCCAGGTCGATGGCGCCATCGAGCAGCGGCTTGTAAGGGACGACGCGGCCGGGTTCGATGCCGCAGGACGCAGACATGATGACTTTCGGTGTCGCATCGTCGATGCGGGTGGCGAGTTCGCGTGCGGCAAAGCCGCCGAAAACCACGGAATGGACGGCGCCAATACGGGCGCAGGCGAGCATGGCGATCGCCGCCTCCGGCACCATCGGCATGTAGATGATGACACGGTCGCCCTTCCGCACGCCGCGGTTCCATAGCGCAGAGGCAGTCGCCACCACCTCGCGCATCAGTTCGGCATAGGTATAGCGTGTGACCTTGCCGCTATAGGCACTGTCATGGACCAGAGCCAGTTGATCGGCACGGCCACCGGTGACGTGGCGGTCGACGGCGTTGTAGCAGGTGTTGCAGACGGCGCCGGTGAACCATCGTCCATAGGCGTCCTCGCGCGGATCGAAGACGCGGTCCCAGCGACGATACCAGTCGATCGCCTCCGCCGCGGCGGCCCAGAAGGCGTCGGGATCGCGTTTCCAGTCGGCATAAACTTCCGCGTAGCGTGACGCCATCCGCTCCTCCCTTGTTCTTGTCGCGAATTTAGCGCCTGCGCGCAGGGCGCGTCTATCTGACTAAGGGCGGTGATGAGGTTCGTGCAGCCTTTGACAGCAGGCCTGCGTCCTGCTCAAAAAGCGGCCATGTCGAAGCTGCTCGCGCTCATCATTCTCGCCATGATGGCCATCCAGGTCATCAAGCCGCTTGGCCTGCCAGGGCTGAGGCGCCGGCGTGACTGCTGGAAGCTTGCGGTTGCCGCTCTCGCGGCCATTTCACTGACGGCCCTGCTCGGACACCAGTGGTAGCTACAAGTGCCGTCAGGCGCCTTCGTCATCCCCAACCACAAAGCGCAGCAGATGTTCGGCCCAGGCGCGGTAGCCGGCCGCGGAGGCGTGGAAGCCGTCACTGGCGAAACCTGCCTCGGGGTTGGTGATCGGCAAGCGCGATGCGGGAACCGCACCGCGCTCGTAGCACAGCCGCGTGCCCATGCGGTTCATTTCCTGGGCGCGGATTTCCAGGATCTTGCCGAGCAACGACGGCATTGCCGGTGCACGCGTGAACTCCAGTACCGGCGACCAGACCACGCGTGCTTCCGGCCACTTGGCGCGCAAGGCATAGAGCAACCCGCCAAATTCCTTCTTGAAGCGCGACACCGAGTGGAAATTCTTGGTGTCGTTGGTGCCGATGCAAAGCACGATGTGGGTCCAGGCATCGGCCGAGAGATTGGGCAGGACGTGATCGCGAATCTGGCCCGATGTCGCCGAATTGAAGCCGGCGGCGCGCCAGCGCACGGCTTGCCCGGTCTGCTCGGAGATCAGCGTGGCCAATTGCGCCGCCAGACCATCCTCGGAACGGCCGATGCCGACCGAGGCGGCGGAGGAATCACCCAGGACCAGAAGGGAGAGGGGAGGCTTCCTGCCGGTGATCTCATGCATGACCGGACCCGAGGCCGGCAACATGCGCGTGGTTCTGCGGCGTACGCCAATGCCCTGCCAGACATAGACGGGCAGGGCGAACCAGGTAAGCAGGGCGGCGATACGGGACATGGCAAGCTCGATGCTGGAGCAATTCCAGGAAAGGTGCGTAGCGGTTTTCCGTCCGGAATTGCGTAACACAAAGGGTCAAAGCGTTTCCGCGTTTCCGCGAAAAACGGAAACGCTCCAAGGACGAGCAAAGCCTTAGCGCAGGACAGGCGACAGATGAATAGGCAGCCCGTGCTTCGCCTGCTGCCGTTGCGTCAGCGCATCGACGCAGATGACACCTCTAATGGCAACAATTGCCTTCGCCCGACGTCGCCTCCTCGTATTCGTCGTGCAGGCGCACCCAGTCGATCATGCCGTAGTAGGGGCCATTTTCATTGCGGCCCTTCGGGGTCATGTCGAGATAGTCGTAGGTGGTGATCAGCGGTTCGCCGCCGCGAGCGCGCGACGTAAAGGTGAGGAAGATGTTGCCGGCGTCGTCCTTGAAAAAGACGCTGATGCCCGGCAGGTCGCGAATGGTGATCGGGCGGGTCTCGAAATTGTAGACCGTCTCGCCGGCTGCGATCTGCTTGTCGGTATAGGACACCTGCATGTCAAAGTTGAAGTCGCTGGCGTAGGACGACACCATGTCGAACTTCCAGCCCATACGCTTCCTGAATGGCAGCAATTCGGTCAGCGGGGCGCGTGCCACCACCACAAGCGACACGTCGTGATGGCGCAGGTGCTGGTTGGCACCGTCGATGTGATCGCACAGAAACGAACAGCCTTCGCAATAGTGGTTGTCGCCCGGTCCCAGCATGAAGTGATAAACGATGAGCTGGCTGTTGCTGCCGAACATGTCGGCGAGGTCTCTCGGCCCGGCCTCGGTCTCGAAGACATAGTCCTTCCGTATCCTCAGCCATGGCAATTCGCGCCTCTCCGCCGCGATCTTGTCGCGCAGGCGCGTCAGTTCCTTCTCGCGTTTCAGGTGTTCGCCGTGGGCTCGAAACCACTCGTCGTGCGGGACGATCTTGCGCTTGGACATGGATCTACTCCTTTTCCCATCGCCCAAGGACGTCTGGGCACCGTCCGTTTCGACATCCGCTACGAAATATTTTCAGCCGATCCGACCGCGCCCATCCGCAAAACAAAAAACCCGGGCGCGAGGCCCGGGTTTCGAAACATTATCCGTGTTGTCCTGAAGCGTTTCCGTCTTTCGCGGAAACGCCCGCTTTTTGTTGAATTGCTCAGGCCGCCTTTTTGGCGCGCGACGCTTCGAAAATGCTGTCGATCGCCGAGCCCAGCGCGGCGTTGAACTCGCTGTCGCTCTGGCCCGCCGACAGACCTTCGGTCAAGGCACGCGAGAAGCTGGCGATCATGCCGTCATTCTGCTTCAGCTTGGCGTTGGCATCGTCGCGCGAATAGCCGCCGGACAGGGCAACCACGCGCATGACGCGCGGATCGTCGACCAGCGGCTTGTAGAGGTTCGGCTTGGTCGGCAGCGTCAGCTTCAGCATGACCTGCTTGCCGGCGGGCACCTGGTCGAGATGCTTGCGGATTTCCGCCAACAGGATGTCCTCGGCTTCCGCCTTGTCCGGAATAGAGATCGTGACTTCCGGCTCGATGATCGGCACGAGGCCATGCGCCAGCACCTGCCTGCCGATCTCAAACTGCTGGTCGACGACGGCGGCGATGCCCTTCGGGTTTGCCGCGTCGATCACCGACCGTTCCTTG
This genomic window contains:
- a CDS encoding thioredoxin family protein — translated: MSKRKIVPHDEWFRAHGEHLKREKELTRLRDKIAAERRELPWLRIRKDYVFETEAGPRDLADMFGSNSQLIVYHFMLGPGDNHYCEGCSFLCDHIDGANQHLRHHDVSLVVVARAPLTELLPFRKRMGWKFDMVSSYASDFNFDMQVSYTDKQIAAGETVYNFETRPITIRDLPGISVFFKDDAGNIFLTFTSRARGGEPLITTYDYLDMTPKGRNENGPYYGMIDWVRLHDEYEEATSGEGNCCH
- a CDS encoding fructose bisphosphate aldolase, which produces MSGEMNKDMAAQAAHKDGFIAALDQSGGSTPKALKLYGVDESAWSNDAEMFDLVHQMRARIIKSPAFTGDKVMGAILFEQTMDRDIDGTPTAQYLWEKRHVVPFLKIDQGLAEAQDGVKLMKPMPTLDALLKRAVAKGIFGTKERSVIDAANPKGIAAVVDQQFEIGRQVLAHGLVPIIEPEVTISIPDKAEAEDILLAEIRKHLDQVPAGKQVMLKLTLPTKPNLYKPLVDDPRVMRVVALSGGYSRDDANAKLKQNDGMIASFSRALTEGLSAGQSDSEFNAALGSAIDSIFEASRAKKAA
- a CDS encoding SGNH/GDSL hydrolase family protein; its protein translation is MSRIAALLTWFALPVYVWQGIGVRRRTTRMLPASGPVMHEITGRKPPLSLLVLGDSSAASVGIGRSEDGLAAQLATLISEQTGQAVRWRAAGFNSATSGQIRDHVLPNLSADAWTHIVLCIGTNDTKNFHSVSRFKKEFGGLLYALRAKWPEARVVWSPVLEFTRAPAMPSLLGKILEIRAQEMNRMGTRLCYERGAVPASRLPITNPEAGFASDGFHASAAGYRAWAEHLLRFVVGDDEGA
- a CDS encoding YafY family protein, with protein sequence MRRADRLFQIVQHLRGGRLVTAQKLGTWLEVSERTIYRDIADLQSTGVPIDGEAGVGYMMREGFDLPPLMFTRDEIVALVAGARMVRAFGGATMARAADEALVKIGAVLPDTEKDRIARTEIHTPMWVVSDAAREAIDLIERSIEKRQVLTIDYNDEAGRSTARDVRPLGLWFWGKVWTLVAWCEMRDDFRAFRIDRIASLDIAGRIFKPERGKQLADFYRAVERSEAYGMGPTARGA
- a CDS encoding DJ-1/PfpI family protein codes for the protein MPDTRKIGFVFINRFADWEYGLLAASAVEWFGAEAISLSPGGQPVTSTSGFQLTPQRSIDSADNTDLDAVAIIGSDVWTGDGAPDASGLVNAVAARGGVVGGICAGTLVLARAGLFRDRAHTSNGRDWILHHLPTYAGAERYNDLPHAVADQAIISAPGSAPGTFAKEFIGALYPDKQSELTEMRTLFAREYGASS